The Blastocatellia bacterium genome contains the following window.
GGGCGGCTTCTTCCCTGGTTGTCGGCAAGGATGGTACGGTTTATTTCACACTCACCGAAATGATGGTGATGGATTCCCCCTGGGAAGATTCCACCCAGGTGCGGAAGGCCGAGCTTTTGGCTGTGAAGAACGGCTTGCTCAAATGGAAATATGAGTTTGACGACGTGATTGCTTCGGAGCCCGTCCTCAATCCGAGCGGGGATGTGGTCTTTGTGACAACGACGGAGCTATTGTTCACCCCAATGCCTGGCATGGGCTCGCTCGGTCGCTCCCGGTTTCTGGCACTGGCGGATCGCGGGACGACGGCGGAACGAGTGGCCTTTCTTGATCTCGGTGTCGGTCGCGTTTCGGCTCCGGTGGTCGGGCCGTATCCATCAACGTCGTGGGCCATCTTTATCACGGGGGAGGCGTTCATGGCCCCGATGGGAGCGGGTCAGGCGACAACGCTCTTTATCATTTCGCCCGACTACCGGCTGACGACGCTTCGACTTCGCTAAGCTTGAGGCTCGAGAGGAAGGATGTCCGACCCTTGCGCCGGCGGGAGACACGGAGAGTCGGGAGCTAGCTCCTTGCCCTGAAGTTTGACTGGTTGACAGGCCCTCGGTTAGAATGCCGCAAGCACCTTATGACGCGGGCGATCGCAATGATCTTCGTCGCGCTACTGCTCGTAGTGGAGACGGGCAGGGCAGCGGTGCTCTGTCTCAAGCAGATCTGCCTTATGCGTCCTCGCGTCTGCTGCTGTCGCGTCCACGCCGATGAGGTGCCGAGACGGGCTCTTACAGCCGAGCGGAGATGTCACACTCAACCGGCCCTCATTTCGGGAGCGCAAGATCATTCATGCTGCCTTCGTTCACCATCCCCGATGTCACAGCCTGGCGAAGTAGCGGGAAGATCAACTGGTTCCATCCCATTGGTGACAGAGCAATCCGAATGGTCGCCCGACTGGCCGGAGCCGCCACCCGACTCCCTTCTTCCCGGCCGTTACAGCTATTCTTCAGCGTTTGACAGCTCCGGCACCTTTCTCAGAATCGCTGTTCTTCTGATTTGAAGTCCCCTCCGCTTGTCCTGTTTCTCATCGGGTGAGTCGTCACCTTCGATCACCCGCCAAGTTAACCCTCTCAACCGATTCAATGAGGGACCCGGTATGATCGGGCTCGCAGTCTCTGTCTGCCGGCACAAAGCGAAACGGGGATCAAGAGGAGGGGATGATGCGAAGACTTCTGGCACTTTCTCTTAGCGTGTGGGTATCCGTTCCTGTCTGGGGGCAGTCAAGTTGTGGACCGCAGATTCTCGATTGTCGTGCAACTTCAAGCAACCGTCGGCTGTCGCCGGTCCTCAACGGGCAGCAAGAGAGTTCGTGGGTTGCCGATTCTGGCATAAGCGGCAACTTCACGGTTCACGAGCAGCGAGCAGACCAACCCGTGATACTGGAGGAGCTTGTTCAAGAAGCACTGGAGAACAACCGAGAAATTCTCGCTGCCCGACGGCGATATGATGCCAGGCAAGCCCGTATCCCCCAGGAAGGTGCACCGCCCGAACCAATGCTCTCAATCGGTTCGATGGGGAATCTCTTGCCCTTCTCGATACAACGCGGGGACCCGTCGAGTGCGCGGATTGTCAGTTTCTCCCAAGAGATTCCTTTTCCCGGCAAGCTCTCCCTTCAAAGCAAGGTCGCCTGGGCGGACGCACAAGCCGAACTATGGGATTATGAACTCGTTCGACGTCGCGTCATTGCCGAACTGAAGACCGCATACTATGACCTTTATTTCGTTGAAAAATCACTTGAAAGTGTCGGCAAAACGAAGGACCTGCTTCAACAGGTTCTCAAAATTGCCGAGGCCCGCTATCAGGTGGGGAAAGCTGCGCAGCAGGACGTGCTCAAAGCTCAGACGGAAATCTCGATCCTGCTCGAGCGATTAGCGGTTTTAGAGCGGCAGCGGGCGACGACGGTTGCACGAATCAACTCGATCCTCTACCGCCCGCCGGACACCCCCTTAGGGAGACCGACTGAGGTGCGCAAGAGTGAATTCCCTTACTCGTTGGAGCAGCTTTATCAACTGGCTCTCCAGCGGTACCCGGAGTTGAGAAAGCAGGAGAGGATCATTGACCGGAGTCAGTACGCCGTCTCCCTGATGAGGAAGGAGTTTTACCCCGATTTTGGCGTCACCTTCCAGTATCTCCAGCGTCCGGCGATGCCAGAGATGTGGGGACTGATGGTGAATGTGAAAATCCCACTCTACTTCTGGAAGAGGCAACGACCAGCTCTGGAAGAAGCGGCGTCGGAGCTGGCTGCTGCCAAACAGACTCACGAACGGATTGCGGCGCAACTCCTTTTCCAGATCAAAGACCAATACCTGATGGCGACGACGGCCGAGCGACTCTTGCGACTGTATGGAGAAGGGATTATTCCACAGGCAACATTGACGCTGGAGTCCTCGGTGGCTTCCTATCAGGTGGGAACGGTGGACTTTCTCACGCTCCTCACCAATGTGATGACCGTCCTCACCTACGAACTGAACTATTACGAGCAACTGGCAACCTTCCAGAAATCGCTGGCTCAACTTGAACCATTGGTCGGTGTGGAGCTTGCTCGATGATTCTCAGCACACAGGGCGCAGACTTTCGAGTCTGCGGTCGTGCATAAACTCGAAAGCTTACACCACGTTTTCGGAGGAGATGGGGGCAATGGAAAAAAAGAGGATGAGAGATGATCGGCGGGGACTGTCCCGGTATATTGTCGTCCTGCTTCTCGTAATCGGGGCCGGCGTGGTCGGTTACAGCTTTCGGCAGGAGGTGAAGAAAACGCTGTTCAAACTGGGGGACCGAGCGCAGGAGTCACCCCAGGAGGTATACTATTGCCCGATGCACCCGCAGTACCGATCCGATAGACCCGGAGAGTGTCCTGTGTGCAATATGGCGCTGGTGAAACTCGACCCGGCTCAACCGGCTTCGGAGGCTGCACCGTCCGAGCGGCGCATTCTCTACTGGCAGGACCCGATGCACCCCGATTATAAATCCGATAAGCCCGGCAAAGCACCGGATTGCGGGATGGACCTGGTGCCGGTTTATGCCGATGAGGCTACGAGTGCAGGAAGTTTCCCACCGGGAACCGTCCGGATCAGCCCTCAGAAACAACAGCTCATCGGCATCACAACTGGCGAAGTGGCAACGGTTCCTCTCGCACAGACGATTCGGACGGTTGGTAAAGTCACCTACGATGAAACCAGGATCACCCGTATTCACCCGAAGATTGAGGGATGGATCGAAAAAGTCTTTGTTGATTACACGGGGAAGTTCGTACGGAAAGGGGAGCCTCTCGTCAGTCTCTATAGTCCCGAATTAGTGGCTACCCAGCAGGAGTATCTTCTGGCGCTTCGAGCCCGAGCATATCTCGGAAGAAGCTCGGTTCGGGAGATCGTCGAGAATTCGCTGTCTCTTCACGAAGCCAGCAAAAAGCGCCTGCTTCTTTGGGATATTTCCGAGGAGGAGATTCGTGAGATTGAGAGACGGGGAGAGCCGCTGAAGGCTCTCACGATCTATGCTCCGAGTGAAGGGTATGTCTTGAGTCGCAATGCTTATGAGCGTCAGCGGGTGACGCCCGAAACGGAGCTTTACACCATTGCTGATCTCTCAACCGTGTGGGTACTGGCTGACATCTACGAGTACGAAGCACCGATGGTGAAAATCGGGCAAACGGGTGTGCTGACACTGCCTTACTACCCCGGGAAGACCTTCAGAGGGACGGTGACCTATATCTATCCACAGGTGGATAACGTCACGCGAACGGTGAAAATTCGACTGGAATTTCCCAATCCTGGGCTTCTGCTCA
Protein-coding sequences here:
- a CDS encoding TolC family protein, which codes for MMRRLLALSLSVWVSVPVWGQSSCGPQILDCRATSSNRRLSPVLNGQQESSWVADSGISGNFTVHEQRADQPVILEELVQEALENNREILAARRRYDARQARIPQEGAPPEPMLSIGSMGNLLPFSIQRGDPSSARIVSFSQEIPFPGKLSLQSKVAWADAQAELWDYELVRRRVIAELKTAYYDLYFVEKSLESVGKTKDLLQQVLKIAEARYQVGKAAQQDVLKAQTEISILLERLAVLERQRATTVARINSILYRPPDTPLGRPTEVRKSEFPYSLEQLYQLALQRYPELRKQERIIDRSQYAVSLMRKEFYPDFGVTFQYLQRPAMPEMWGLMVNVKIPLYFWKRQRPALEEAASELAAAKQTHERIAAQLLFQIKDQYLMATTAERLLRLYGEGIIPQATLTLESSVASYQVGTVDFLTLLTNVMTVLTYELNYYEQLATFQKSLAQLEPLVGVELAR
- a CDS encoding efflux RND transporter periplasmic adaptor subunit is translated as MEKKRMRDDRRGLSRYIVVLLLVIGAGVVGYSFRQEVKKTLFKLGDRAQESPQEVYYCPMHPQYRSDRPGECPVCNMALVKLDPAQPASEAAPSERRILYWQDPMHPDYKSDKPGKAPDCGMDLVPVYADEATSAGSFPPGTVRISPQKQQLIGITTGEVATVPLAQTIRTVGKVTYDETRITRIHPKIEGWIEKVFVDYTGKFVRKGEPLVSLYSPELVATQQEYLLALRARAYLGRSSVREIVENSLSLHEASKKRLLLWDISEEEIREIERRGEPLKALTIYAPSEGYVLSRNAYERQRVTPETELYTIADLSTVWVLADIYEYEAPMVKIGQTGVLTLPYYPGKTFRGTVTYIYPQVDNVTRTVKIRLEFPNPGLLLKPDMYVNVELRVDYGRRVAVPEEAVLDSGEKQIVFVAHEGGYFEPRRVTLGQKVGNFFIVLDGLKPG